In a single window of the Microtus ochrogaster isolate Prairie Vole_2 unplaced genomic scaffold, MicOch1.0 UNK110, whole genome shotgun sequence genome:
- the Nsun4 gene encoding 5-methylcytosine rRNA methyltransferase NSUN4 isoform X1, protein MAAPVVRSVRKLLKLVDFTSVPRRHRYKKKWATTEPEFPATRLALQNFDMTYSVQFGDLWPSIRVSLLSEQKYGALVNNFAACDNVSAELEQLSAKDFVNEAISRQEPEPESGLAPTPSPDCSPNLRCFTFSRGDVSRFPPARLGSVGLLNYYLMDAASLLPVLALGLQPGDTVLDLCAAPGGKTLALLQTGCCRNLAANDLSTSRTGRLQKVLDSYVPQDIRDGNQVRVTSWDGRKWGELEGDTYDRVLVDVPCTTDRHSLHEEENNIFQRSRKKERQMLPMLQAQLLAAGLLATKPGGHVVYSTCSLSHLQNEYVVQGAIELLANQYSIQVQVEDLSHFRKLFMDTFCFFPSCQVGELVIPNLMANFGPMYFCKMHRLP, encoded by the exons ATGGCTGCGCCCGTAGTAAGGAGTGTTCGGAAGCTGCTGAAGCTCGTGGACTTCACGTCGGTCCCGCGGAGACACCGATATAAGAAGAAATGG GCTACCACAGAGCCAGAATTCCCTGCCACTCGGCTTGCTCTGCAGAATTTCGACATGACCTACAGTGTACAATTTGGGGATCTTTGGCCCTCGATTCGTGTTAGTCTTCTCTCAGAGCAGAAGTATGGCGCGTTGGTCAATAATTTTGCTGCTTGTGATAACGTGAGTGCTGAGCTGGAGCAGCTGAGTGCCAAGGACTTTGTGAATGAAGCCATCTCTCGCCAGGAACCAGAGCCTGAGAGTGGCCTCgctcccactccatccccagaCTGCAGTCCAAACCTTCGATGCTTTACTTTCTCCAGAGGGGATGTCAGCCGTTTCCCTCCTGCCAG ACTTGGCAGCGTGGGTCTCCTGAATTACTACCTGATGGATGCTGCCTCCTTGCTACCAGTCCTGGCTCTTGGTCTGCAGCCTGGAGACACCGTGCTTGATCTTTGTGCAGCTCCTGGGGGAAAAACACTGGCCTTACTTCAGACGGGCTGTTGCC GCAATCTTGCTGCCAACGACCTCTCCACTTCCCGAACAGGCAGACTACAGAAAGTCCTGGACAGTTATGTGCCCCAAGACATCAGGGACGGGAATCAAGTTCGAGTGACCTCATGGGAtggcaggaagtggggagaaCTGGAGGGGGACACCTATGACCGG GTGTTGGTAGATGTGCCATGTACCACAGACCGCCACTCCCTTCATGAGGAAGAGAACAATATCTTCCAGCGCTCAAGGAAAAAGGAGCGACAGATGCTGCCTATGCTGCAGGCGCAGCTTCTCGC GGCTGGACTCCTTGCCACCAAACCCGGAGGTCACGTTGTCTACTCCACGTGCTCACTGTCACACTTGCAGAATGAGTATGTGGTGCAGGGGGCCATCGagctcctggccaatcagtacAGCATCCAGGTTCAAGTGGAAGACCTGTCTCACTTCCGAAAGCTTTTCATGGACACATTCTGTTTCTTCCCATCCTGCCAGGTTGGGGAGCTGGTAATACCAAACCTCATGGCCAATTTTGGGCCTATGTACTTCTGCAAAATGCATCGGCTGCCCTAG
- the LOC101996968 gene encoding cytochrome b-c1 complex subunit 6, mitochondrial, translating to MGLEDERKMLTGSGDPKEEEEEELVDPLTTVREQCEQLEKCVKARERLELCDQRVSSRSQTEEDCTEELFDFLHARDHCVAHKLFSSLK from the exons ATGGGACTAGAGGACGAACGAAAGATGCTTACCGGATCCGGAGACCCCAAAGAG gaagaggaggaagaattagTG GACCCCCTGACAACAGTGAGAGAGCAGTGTGAGCAGCTGGAGAAGTGTGTGAAGGCCCGGGAGCGGCTAGAGCTTTGTGATCAGCGTGTGTCTTCCCGATCACAGACAGAAGAAGACTGTACGGAGGAGCTCTTTGACTTCTTGCATGCACGGGACCACTGT GTGGCCCACAAACTCTTCAGCAGCTTGAAGTAA
- the Nsun4 gene encoding 5-methylcytosine rRNA methyltransferase NSUN4 isoform X2: MTYSVQFGDLWPSIRVSLLSEQKYGALVNNFAACDNVSAELEQLSAKDFVNEAISRQEPEPESGLAPTPSPDCSPNLRCFTFSRGDVSRFPPARLGSVGLLNYYLMDAASLLPVLALGLQPGDTVLDLCAAPGGKTLALLQTGCCRNLAANDLSTSRTGRLQKVLDSYVPQDIRDGNQVRVTSWDGRKWGELEGDTYDRVLVDVPCTTDRHSLHEEENNIFQRSRKKERQMLPMLQAQLLAAGLLATKPGGHVVYSTCSLSHLQNEYVVQGAIELLANQYSIQVQVEDLSHFRKLFMDTFCFFPSCQVGELVIPNLMANFGPMYFCKMHRLP, translated from the exons ATGACCTACAGTGTACAATTTGGGGATCTTTGGCCCTCGATTCGTGTTAGTCTTCTCTCAGAGCAGAAGTATGGCGCGTTGGTCAATAATTTTGCTGCTTGTGATAACGTGAGTGCTGAGCTGGAGCAGCTGAGTGCCAAGGACTTTGTGAATGAAGCCATCTCTCGCCAGGAACCAGAGCCTGAGAGTGGCCTCgctcccactccatccccagaCTGCAGTCCAAACCTTCGATGCTTTACTTTCTCCAGAGGGGATGTCAGCCGTTTCCCTCCTGCCAG ACTTGGCAGCGTGGGTCTCCTGAATTACTACCTGATGGATGCTGCCTCCTTGCTACCAGTCCTGGCTCTTGGTCTGCAGCCTGGAGACACCGTGCTTGATCTTTGTGCAGCTCCTGGGGGAAAAACACTGGCCTTACTTCAGACGGGCTGTTGCC GCAATCTTGCTGCCAACGACCTCTCCACTTCCCGAACAGGCAGACTACAGAAAGTCCTGGACAGTTATGTGCCCCAAGACATCAGGGACGGGAATCAAGTTCGAGTGACCTCATGGGAtggcaggaagtggggagaaCTGGAGGGGGACACCTATGACCGG GTGTTGGTAGATGTGCCATGTACCACAGACCGCCACTCCCTTCATGAGGAAGAGAACAATATCTTCCAGCGCTCAAGGAAAAAGGAGCGACAGATGCTGCCTATGCTGCAGGCGCAGCTTCTCGC GGCTGGACTCCTTGCCACCAAACCCGGAGGTCACGTTGTCTACTCCACGTGCTCACTGTCACACTTGCAGAATGAGTATGTGGTGCAGGGGGCCATCGagctcctggccaatcagtacAGCATCCAGGTTCAAGTGGAAGACCTGTCTCACTTCCGAAAGCTTTTCATGGACACATTCTGTTTCTTCCCATCCTGCCAGGTTGGGGAGCTGGTAATACCAAACCTCATGGCCAATTTTGGGCCTATGTACTTCTGCAAAATGCATCGGCTGCCCTAG